The following proteins are co-located in the Helicoverpa armigera isolate CAAS_96S chromosome 23, ASM3070526v1, whole genome shotgun sequence genome:
- the LOC110379892 gene encoding spondin-2 has protein sequence MIAVHVILLFISASFVKGQPGRCDQTPLQATVLEPTEDNGIYHLYLDIPNTNSSTPKTYTPDQTYVLTIQTTDLARPFRWFMITAEDPDVDNNIFEFSHKNIDVGSLKTLDVDKSRYSERCSISVENADNSDKTRVAIHWVSPKQSSRNQTVRIRAMVAENNEVWHTGDNLTVILYKNTDKALDSPPFPVLKYCNLCSEARYEVIFYGKWSRVAHPRHYPSKPDENGYSHMVGCSHAYNFTLWKQGINASDGLKVLAEEGDSRVMERDIISNMAPTSGTRTLIRGKRRHHPYMSEASHALFRVDRFHHLFSIAVGMRPSPDWFLGTSQFELCTEDGWVEEEQIPLFPWDAGTMDGVSYESVKTVSTPRDNVERVEVGSFDKDSPFYQMNLNELKPFALLKVRRLDVFPLIGAECSETEEEEPDETPDEGEQEEEEDENEPQEEPLLAEVKQDLDEDKCSISEWGAWSPCVLDRGNCGLGERSRKRYPLQANIYDGNYEYQDNAQAQPMSSNCEDQDTKLVEYENCFVDCY, from the exons AT GATCGCAGTAcatgtaatattattgtttatatcGGCTTCGTTTGTAAAAGGACAGCCGGGAAGATGTGATCAAACTCCACTACAAGCTACAGTACTTGAGCCGACAGAAGATAATGGCATTTACCATTTATACCTGGATATACCAAACACAAATTCATCCACGCCTAAAACTTATACTCCGGACCAAACTTATGTTT TGACAATTCAAACAACGGATCTTGCCCGTCCATTCCGTTGGTTCATGATAACTGCCGAAGACCCTGACGTGGACAACAATATCTTTGAGTTCAGCCACAAGAACATAGATGTTGGCAGCCTCAAGACTTTGGATGTCGATAAGTCGCGATACAGCGAGAGATGTTCCATCTCTGTTGAAAATGCTGACAACTCTGATAAGACTAGAGTAGCG ATTCACTGGGTGTCTCCAAAGCAAAGTTCTAGAAACCAAACAGTGCGCATCCGTGCTATGGTGGCTGAAAACAATGAGGTTTGGCACACTGGCGACAATTTAACAGTTATTCTTTATAAGAACACGGATAAAGCACTGGATAGTCCACCTTTTCCCGTGCTGAAGTACTGCAACCTTTGTAGTGAAGCGAGGTATGAG GTGATATTCTACGGCAAATGGTCCCGGGTAGCCCATCCTCGCCACTACCCGAGTAAGCCGGATGAAAACGGTTACTCGCACATGGTGGGGTGTTCCCATGCATACAACTTCACGCTGTGGAAGCAGGGCATCAATGCCAGTGATGGCCTGAAGGTGTTAGCTGAGGAGGGAGATAGTAGAGTCATGGAGAGGGATATTATTTCTAAT ATGGCCCCAACAAGCGGTACAAGAACTCTCATCCGCGGTAAGAGACGCCACCACCCATACATGTCGGAAGCCTCCCACGCACTCTTCAGGGTCGACAGGTTCCACCACCTGTTCTCCATAGCTGTCGGCATGAGACCATCACCTGACTGGTTCCTGGGTACCTCGCAGTTTGAACTGTGCACGGAAGATGGCTGGGTTGAAGAAGAACAGATTCCTCTGTTTCCTTGGGATGCGGGCACTATGGATGGAGTGTCTTATGAG TCAGTCAAAACAGTATCGACACCTCGTGACAACGTGGAGAGAGTGGAGGTGGGCTCCTTTGACAAGGACTCGCCGTTCTACCAGATGAACCTCAACGAGCTGAAGCCATTCGCTCTGCTGAAGGTCAGGAGACTGGACGTGTTCCCTTTGATAGGGGCTGAGTGTAGTGAGACTGAGGAAG AGGAACCTGATGAAACGCCAGATGAAGGAgaacaagaagaagaagaagatgaaaATGA ACCCCAAGAAGAGCCCCTTCTAGCTGAAGTTAAACAAGACCTGGATGAAGACAAATGCTCCATCAGCGAATGGGGCGCCTGGTCTCCCTGTGTATTGGACAGGGGAAACTGCGGACTTGGAGAGAGGAGTAGGAAACGATATCCATTGCAGGCTAATATTTATGATGGGAATTATGAG TATCAAGATAATGCACAAGCGCAGCCGATGAGCAGCAACTGTGAAGATCAAGATACTAAGTTAGTTGAATATGAGAACTGTTTCGTCGATTGTTATTAG